ACGACGGCTACTGCCAGCGGCAGCGCGACATCCTCGCGAAGCACGGGCTCGCCGTCTACGCCATCAGCAACCACCTCGTAGGCCAGGCGGTCTGCGACCGCATCGACGAGCGCCACAAGGCGATCCTGCCGCCGCGCGTGTGGGGCGACGGGCGTCCTGACGGGGTGCAGCAGCGCGCCGCCGAGGAAATGCAGCTGACGGCGCGCGCCGCGGCGCGGCTGGGGGTACAGGTCGTCCCCGGCTTCACCGGGTCGAGCATCTGGCCCCTGCTCTACTCGTTCCCCCCCGTTCCCACCGACTGGATCGACGCCGGCTATCGCGACTTCGCCGATCGTTGGAACCCGATCCTCGACGTCTTCGACGAGGTCGGGGTGAAGTTCGCCCTCGAAGTCCACCCCACGGAGATCGCCTTCGACATCTCGTCGGCGCAGCGCACGCTCGAGGCGGTGCGCTTCCGCCCGGCGTTCGGCTTCAACTTCGACCCGTCGCACTTTGCGTATCAGGGGGTGGACTACGTCGCCTTCATCGAGTCCTTCGGCCATCGCATCTATCACGCGCACATGAAGGACGTCTGGTGGAGCGAGGTCCCCACGCGCAGTGGCGTGTTTGGGGGGCACCTCGAGTTCGGGCATCGCGACCGCTCGTGGGACTTCCGGTCGATCGGGCGCGGGCGCGTGAAGTTCGAGGAGATCGTGCGCGCGCTCAATCGCGTGGGCTACAACGGCCCGCTCTCGATCGAGTGGGAGGACATCGGCATGGATCGCGAGTTCG
Above is a window of Gemmatimonadota bacterium DNA encoding:
- a CDS encoding sugar phosphate isomerase/epimerase encodes the protein MARPVTLFTGQWADLPLETLAEKARSWGYDGLELACWGDHFDVERAVSDDGYCQRQRDILAKHGLAVYAISNHLVGQAVCDRIDERHKAILPPRVWGDGRPDGVQQRAAEEMQLTARAAARLGVQVVPGFTGSSIWPLLYSFPPVPTDWIDAGYRDFADRWNPILDVFDEVGVKFALEVHPTEIAFDISSAQRTLEAVRFRPAFGFNFDPSHFAYQGVDYVAFIESFGHRIYHAHMKDVWWSEVPTRSGVFGGHLEFGHRDRSWDFRSIGRGRVKFEEIVRALNRVGYNGPLSIEWEDIGMDREFGAREACAKVKAMDFAPSGVRFDAAFER